Proteins found in one Neomonachus schauinslandi chromosome 1, ASM220157v2, whole genome shotgun sequence genomic segment:
- the TM4SF1 gene encoding transmembrane 4 L6 family member 1 isoform X1 — MCYGKCARCIGHSLVWLAILCIVANILLYFPNGETKYASENHLSRFVWFFSGIVGGGLLMFLPAFVFMGLEEDDCCGCCGHENCGKRCAMLSSALAALIGIAGSGYCVIVAALGLAEGPQCLDTFGHWNYTFANTDGRYLLDTSTWSQCLEPKHVVEWDVALFSILLALGGIEFILCLIQVINGTMGGMCGYCCSRQQVRTCVKIDMTAKRTTPRQNHNLPLFHCNLYI, encoded by the exons ATGTGCTACGGCAAATGTGCGCGATGCATCGGACATTCTCTGGTGTGGCTGGCCATCCTCTGCATTGTGGCCAATATTTTGCTTTACTTTCCCAATGGGGAAACAAAATATGCCTCTGAAAACCATCTCAGCCGCTTCGTGTGGTTCTTCTCTGGCATCGTAGGAGGGGGCTTGCTG ATGTTCCTGCCGGCATTTGTGTTTATGGGGCTGGAAGAGGACGACTGCTGCGGCTGCTGTGGCCACGAAAACTGTGGCAAGAGATGTGCG ATGCTTTCTTCTGCGCTGGCTGCTCTGATCGGAATCGCCGGATCTGGCTACTGCGTCATCGTGGCAGCCCTGGGCTTGGCGGAAGGACCACAATGTCTTGATACTTTTGGCCACTGGAACTACACCTTTGCCAACACCGATGGACG GTACCTTCTGGATACCTCCACGTGGTCCCAGTGCCTTGAACCCAAGCATGTTGTAGAATGGGATGTCGCTCTGTTTTCTATCCTCTTGGCCCTCGGTGGAATTGAATTCATCTTGTGCCTCATTCAAGTGATAAATGGAACGATGGGAGGAATGTGTGGCTATTGCTGTTCGCGCCAGCAGGTAAGAACCTGTGTGAAAAT CGATATGACTGCTAAAAGAACCACCCCAAGACAGAACCACAACCTTCCTCTATTTcattgtaatttatatatttga
- the TM4SF1 gene encoding transmembrane 4 L6 family member 1 isoform X2, protein MCYGKCARCIGHSLVWLAILCIVANILLYFPNGETKYASENHLSRFVWFFSGIVGGGLLMFLPAFVFMGLEEDDCCGCCGHENCGKRCAMLSSALAALIGIAGSGYCVIVAALGLAEGPQCLDTFGHWNYTFANTDGRYLLDTSTWSQCLEPKHVVEWDVALFSILLALGGIEFILCLIQVINGTMGGMCGYCCSRQQRYDC, encoded by the exons ATGTGCTACGGCAAATGTGCGCGATGCATCGGACATTCTCTGGTGTGGCTGGCCATCCTCTGCATTGTGGCCAATATTTTGCTTTACTTTCCCAATGGGGAAACAAAATATGCCTCTGAAAACCATCTCAGCCGCTTCGTGTGGTTCTTCTCTGGCATCGTAGGAGGGGGCTTGCTG ATGTTCCTGCCGGCATTTGTGTTTATGGGGCTGGAAGAGGACGACTGCTGCGGCTGCTGTGGCCACGAAAACTGTGGCAAGAGATGTGCG ATGCTTTCTTCTGCGCTGGCTGCTCTGATCGGAATCGCCGGATCTGGCTACTGCGTCATCGTGGCAGCCCTGGGCTTGGCGGAAGGACCACAATGTCTTGATACTTTTGGCCACTGGAACTACACCTTTGCCAACACCGATGGACG GTACCTTCTGGATACCTCCACGTGGTCCCAGTGCCTTGAACCCAAGCATGTTGTAGAATGGGATGTCGCTCTGTTTTCTATCCTCTTGGCCCTCGGTGGAATTGAATTCATCTTGTGCCTCATTCAAGTGATAAATGGAACGATGGGAGGAATGTGTGGCTATTGCTGTTCGCGCCAGCAG CGATATGACTGCTAA
- the TM4SF1 gene encoding transmembrane 4 L6 family member 1 isoform X3, whose translation MCYGKCARCIGHSLVWLAILCIVANILLYFPNGETKYASENHLSRFVWFFSGIVGGGLLMFLPAFVFMGLEEDDCCGCCGHENCGKRCAMLSSALAALIGIAGSGYCVIVAALGLAEGPQCLDTFGHWNYTFANTDGRHIKPTSKKDHDECSWNARRRASITKTFLQLFECMSLP comes from the exons ATGTGCTACGGCAAATGTGCGCGATGCATCGGACATTCTCTGGTGTGGCTGGCCATCCTCTGCATTGTGGCCAATATTTTGCTTTACTTTCCCAATGGGGAAACAAAATATGCCTCTGAAAACCATCTCAGCCGCTTCGTGTGGTTCTTCTCTGGCATCGTAGGAGGGGGCTTGCTG ATGTTCCTGCCGGCATTTGTGTTTATGGGGCTGGAAGAGGACGACTGCTGCGGCTGCTGTGGCCACGAAAACTGTGGCAAGAGATGTGCG ATGCTTTCTTCTGCGCTGGCTGCTCTGATCGGAATCGCCGGATCTGGCTACTGCGTCATCGTGGCAGCCCTGGGCTTGGCGGAAGGACCACAATGTCTTGATACTTTTGGCCACTGGAACTACACCTTTGCCAACACCGATGGACG ACATATAAAACCCACCTCTAAAAAAGATCATGATGAATGCAGCTGGAATGCAAGGAGAAGGGCAAGTATCACTAAAACATTTTTACAGCTGTTTGAGTGTATGTCCCTCCCCTGA